In Candidatus Sodalis pierantonius str. SOPE, one DNA window encodes the following:
- a CDS encoding GMC family oxidoreductase: MTTDVGGNEVHGRFDFIVCGAGPSGSVVAARLAENPHVRVLLVEAGGGDDVPEVMDPAKWPLNLGSERDWAFVAQPNSHLNGRAIPLNMGKVLGGGSSINVCVWARGHQNDWENYAADAGDKDWGYESVLGIYRRIEDWQGAPDPLRRGVGGPVHVQSAGNPQPIARAMVDAARSLGVPAFDSPNGKMMEGRGGVAINDLIIKNGWRSSIFRSYVYPLMGRPNLTVLTRTLVSKLIFQGKSVVGVEVIEASATRRYWAEHEVILSLGAIHTPKVLMQSGIGPADELQRHDIPVVQHLRAWVRTTRTMSPLVVSSCIAHRSRSGMAVPKPLCIGKAKSGWRVPICSIVRSSFPCRARKRRPWGCPSMDERCSRALPIQKAAGYCCFPALMWTIRYA; the protein is encoded by the coding sequence GTCGTCGCGGCGCGCCTGGCGGAAAACCCGCACGTGCGCGTACTGCTCGTCGAAGCCGGGGGTGGCGACGACGTGCCCGAAGTGATGGATCCGGCCAAATGGCCCCTGAATCTGGGTTCGGAGCGCGACTGGGCCTTCGTCGCACAGCCCAACTCACATTTAAACGGTCGGGCCATTCCGCTTAACATGGGTAAGGTGCTCGGCGGTGGATCGAGCATCAATGTCTGCGTCTGGGCGCGCGGTCATCAAAACGATTGGGAAAACTACGCCGCCGATGCGGGGGATAAAGACTGGGGCTATGAATCGGTCCTCGGCATCTATCGCCGTATCGAGGACTGGCAGGGAGCGCCCGATCCGCTGCGCCGCGGCGTGGGGGGACCGGTGCATGTACAGTCCGCCGGCAACCCGCAGCCGATTGCCAGGGCAATGGTGGACGCCGCCCGCTCTCTGGGCGTGCCGGCGTTCGACAGCCCCAACGGGAAAATGATGGAAGGGCGGGGCGGCGTGGCGATAAACGATTTGATCATTAAGAACGGGTGGCGCTCCTCCATCTTCCGTTCTTATGTGTATCCGCTCATGGGGCGGCCCAATCTGACGGTTTTAACGCGCACCCTGGTAAGCAAGCTTATCTTTCAGGGCAAGAGCGTGGTCGGCGTGGAGGTGATAGAGGCGTCGGCGACGCGTCGCTACTGGGCAGAGCATGAAGTCATACTTTCACTGGGCGCCATCCATACGCCCAAAGTATTGATGCAGTCCGGCATCGGTCCGGCGGACGAGTTGCAGCGCCACGACATCCCGGTGGTGCAGCATTTACGGGCGTGGGTCAGAACCACCAGGACCATGTCTCCTTTGGTTGTATCTTCGTGTATCGCACACCGCAGCCGATCGGGCATGGCGGTTCCGAAACCACTCTGTATTGGAAAAGCGAAGTCGGGCTGGCGCGTCCCGATATGTTCCATTGTCAGGTCGAGTTTCCCGTGCCGAGCGCGGAAACGGCGGCCCTGGGGGTGCCCGAGCATGGATGAACGATGTTCGCGGGCCTTACCCATCCAAAAAGCCGCGGGCTACTGCTGCTTTCCGGCCCTGATGTGGACGATCCGATACGCATAG
- a CDS encoding GMC oxidoreductase — MDDPIRIEANTLSHPDDLRMAFANIALCRELGNSSVFHRLVKGESLPGNLSPQAMKAYVHNSAVTYWHQCCTAKMGRDAMSVVNSRLKVYGIDRLRLADASILPNVPSGNTMAPCVVIGERTAHMIKADHRL, encoded by the coding sequence GTGGACGATCCGATACGCATAGAGGCCAACACGCTATCGCATCCCGACGATCTCAGGATGGCGTTTGCCAACATCGCGCTTTGCCGGGAGCTGGGCAACTCATCCGTCTTTCACCGCTTGGTCAAGGGCGAGTCACTACCGGGCAATCTCAGTCCCCAGGCGATGAAGGCTTATGTGCATAATTCGGCGGTGACCTACTGGCACCAATGCTGCACGGCCAAAATGGGGCGGGACGCGATGTCGGTGGTAAACAGCCGCTTAAAGGTCTACGGCATCGATAGGCTTCGCCTCGCCGATGCGTCTATTTTGCCTAATGTCCCTAGCGGCAATACCATGGCGCCGTGCGTGGTGATAGGCGAAAGGACGGCGCACATGATTAAGGCCGACCACCGTCTCTAG
- the hpt gene encoding hypoxanthine phosphoribosyltransferase produces MEHHVEVMISVQEIAKRIAELGQSISEHYRDSGSEMVLVGLLRGSFMFMADLCRAVTVSHEVDFMTASSYGSGMSSSRDVKILKDLDEDIRGKDVLIVEDIIDSGNTLSRVREILALRQPKSLAICTLLDKPDRREVKVTVEWVGFTIPDEFVVGYGIDYAQRYRHLPYVGKVVTAVESA; encoded by the coding sequence ATGGAACATCATGTGGAAGTCATGATCTCCGTACAAGAGATCGCCAAGCGCATCGCCGAACTGGGGCAGTCCATCAGTGAACATTATCGCGATAGCGGCAGCGAAATGGTGCTGGTCGGTTTATTGCGGGGGTCGTTCATGTTTATGGCCGATCTCTGCCGCGCGGTCACCGTGTCGCATGAAGTGGATTTCATGACCGCTTCCAGCTACGGCAGCGGCATGAGCTCAAGCCGCGATGTGAAAATCCTGAAAGATCTTGATGAGGATATCCGCGGCAAGGATGTGTTGATTGTCGAAGATATCATCGATTCCGGCAACACCCTGAGCCGGGTGCGCGAGATCCTCGCTTTGCGCCAGCCAAAATCCCTCGCCATTTGCACATTGCTGGATAAACCGGATCGCCGAGAAGTCAAGGTAACGGTGGAGTGGGTGGGCTTTACCATTCCCGATGAGTTCGTCGTCGGTTACGGTATCGATTATGCCCAGCGTTACCGCCATTTACCTTATGTTGGCAAAGTAGTGACGGCTGTAGAATCCGCCTAA
- a CDS encoding IS5-like element ISSoEn1 family transposase: protein MAKQKFKITNWPAYNNALRQRGDMTVWLDESAIAAWTESTPPEHRGRPLHYTDMAITTVLMIKRVFNLSLRALQGFVDAIFKLMGLSLRCPDYSLVSRRAKTVDISIKTPTRGEISHLVIDGTGLKIFGEGEWKVRQHGAERRRVWRKLHLAVDSATHEIICADLSLSGTTDAQALPGLINQTHRKIREASADSAYDTRYCHDALLRKKIKPLIPPRSGAQYWPARYHERNHAVANQHLSGNNDTWKKKVGYHRRSLAETAMFRFKTLLGGHLSLHDYDAQVGEAMAMVKALNRITLLGMPNSVRIM, encoded by the coding sequence ATGGCAAAGCAAAAGTTTAAAATCACCAACTGGCCCGCATACAACAATGCGCTCAGGCAGCGGGGGGACATGACAGTATGGCTTGATGAGTCAGCCATTGCTGCATGGACTGAGAGTACACCACCTGAACATCGTGGCCGGCCGCTTCACTACACCGATATGGCCATTACCACGGTTCTGATGATAAAGCGCGTGTTTAACCTTTCGCTCCGGGCGTTACAGGGTTTCGTTGACGCGATTTTTAAACTGATGGGGCTGTCGCTGCGCTGCCCAGATTACTCTCTGGTCAGCCGGCGAGCAAAAACCGTCGACATCAGCATAAAAACGCCAACCCGCGGCGAAATCTCACACCTGGTCATCGATGGCACCGGCCTGAAAATCTTCGGCGAAGGCGAATGGAAAGTCAGGCAGCATGGGGCTGAGAGGCGCAGAGTATGGCGCAAGCTTCATCTGGCAGTAGATAGCGCGACACATGAAATTATCTGTGCCGATTTATCGCTAAGCGGTACGACAGATGCGCAGGCGCTGCCCGGGCTGATTAACCAAACCCACCGGAAAATCAGGGAAGCGTCGGCTGACAGTGCTTACGATACGCGTTACTGTCATGATGCTCTGCTGAGGAAAAAAATAAAGCCGCTTATCCCACCGCGAAGTGGTGCGCAATATTGGCCAGCTCGATACCATGAGCGTAACCATGCGGTGGCAAATCAGCATCTGAGCGGCAATAACGATACCTGGAAAAAGAAAGTAGGTTATCACCGGCGTTCACTGGCTGAAACGGCCATGTTCCGGTTTAAAACACTTCTGGGTGGTCATCTGAGTCTGCATGACTATGACGCGCAGGTAGGTGAGGCTATGGCAATGGTCAAAGCGCTTAACCGGATCACGTTGTTAGGAATGCCAAACAGCGTCCGCATCATGTAA
- a CDS encoding F-box protein, with protein MNDLPPEMLEHIFKYIGNDKFNVRLTCHAFNDVVDEMLTEDELFKITHSERLSESGFNAKLINELIKQREQDKLCP; from the coding sequence ATAAATGATTTACCCCCTGAAATGCTCGAGCATATCTTTAAGTATATCGGCAACGACAAATTCAACGTGCGCTTAACCTGCCATGCATTCAACGATGTAGTTGATGAAATGCTTACTGAAGATGAATTATTCAAAATCACACATAGCGAACGCCTGAGTGAATCAGGATTTAATGCAAAATTAATTAATGAGCTTATCAAACAAAGAGAACAAGACAAACTTTGTCCTTAA
- the panD gene encoding aspartate 1-decarboxylase, with protein sequence MQRTMLRGKLHRVHVTQADLHYEGSCAIDQDFLDAAGILEYEAIDIYNVDNGQRFSTYAIAAERGSRIISVNGAAARCACIGDLLIICAYVQMPDEEARRHAPKVAYFDEHNQLQRTVKALPVQMA encoded by the coding sequence ATGCAACGCACGATGTTACGAGGCAAGCTGCACCGGGTGCATGTCACCCAGGCGGATCTCCATTACGAAGGCTCCTGCGCCATCGATCAGGACTTTCTGGATGCGGCGGGGATCTTGGAGTATGAAGCGATTGATATTTATAACGTCGATAACGGCCAACGTTTCTCCACCTATGCGATTGCCGCCGAACGCGGCTCGCGCATCATTTCGGTGAACGGCGCCGCTGCGCGCTGCGCCTGCATCGGCGATCTGCTGATTATCTGTGCCTATGTGCAAATGCCGGATGAAGAGGCGCGTCGCCACGCCCCGAAGGTCGCCTATTTTGACGAGCACAATCAGCTACAGCGCACCGTCAAAGCGCTACCGGTGCAAATGGCCTGA
- the panC gene encoding pantoate--beta-alanine ligase, whose product MLIIETPPTLRQTVKQWRQEHKRIALIPTMGNLHEGHMTLIDAGRARADKVVVSVFVNPMQFDRPEDLAAYPRTLQEDCEQLTRRGVDMVFAPATAVIYPDGLDSQTFVDVPRFANILEGESRPGHFRGVATIVSKLFNLVQPDVACFGEKDFQQLALIRQLVRDMSYDIDIIGVPTVRAADGLALSSRNGYLSAEERRLAPQLKEVLTRLVAQLGAGERHIDGLLAAAAEQLLQAGLTPDTLVIHDAETLLPLTVDSRRAVVLFTAWLGKTRLIDNAQVDLIS is encoded by the coding sequence GTGCTGATTATCGAAACGCCGCCGACGCTGCGTCAGACGGTTAAACAGTGGCGTCAGGAACATAAACGTATCGCCCTCATTCCGACAATGGGCAATTTGCATGAAGGGCATATGACGCTGATTGACGCCGGGCGCGCCCGCGCGGATAAAGTCGTAGTGAGCGTTTTCGTCAATCCGATGCAGTTCGACCGCCCGGAAGATCTGGCGGCTTATCCGCGCACGCTGCAAGAAGACTGTGAACAGTTGACCCGGCGCGGCGTGGACATGGTATTCGCTCCGGCGACCGCGGTGATTTATCCTGACGGTTTGGACAGTCAGACCTTTGTCGATGTGCCGCGCTTCGCCAATATCCTGGAAGGCGAAAGCCGCCCGGGCCATTTCCGCGGCGTGGCCACGATTGTCAGCAAACTGTTCAATCTGGTGCAACCGGACGTGGCCTGCTTTGGCGAAAAGGACTTTCAGCAATTGGCGCTTATTCGTCAACTGGTGCGGGACATGAGCTATGATATCGACATTATCGGCGTACCGACAGTCCGCGCCGCCGATGGTCTGGCGCTCAGTTCGCGCAACGGTTATCTGAGCGCCGAAGAGCGCCGTCTGGCGCCGCAGCTCAAGGAGGTGCTCACGCGGCTGGTGGCGCAGCTCGGCGCCGGGGAGCGCCATATCGACGGTCTGCTGGCGGCGGCGGCGGAGCAACTGCTACAGGCCGGTCTCACGCCGGATACGCTGGTTATCCACGACGCCGAAACCCTGCTGCCATTAACGGTCGACAGCCGGCGGGCGGTGGTGTTATTCACCGCCTGGCTGGGTAAGACTCGGCTAATCGATAATGCGCAAGTGGATCTCATTTCATAA